From Aurantiacibacter atlanticus, a single genomic window includes:
- a CDS encoding replication protein RepA, with translation MTQDDKKPVGHQYALAMLAGGEKQVRTLAEHAGSQLTLDAFLRVQDENPVPAFLHSALCAMSLPTKRPKDEFEPIIREDGRYALAINPRPVLQEIDGKRVMKSLGVPFGSYPRVALIYMLSQAVQQRSRDVYLGRNFTDWMRRLGYQTISYGPRGTANLMKQQVDRLLACEWQIRWDGADTDQNAFAVRDVKISSEYAGSLDKDGAFAREIRMSEVFYQHLVEHAVPLNEVAIRELKGAPTALDLYTYLAYRLPRVTAERGQALSWDQLAKHLGNAADSKRFRQTVRETMQLVTSVYPNANVDVSGRKVVLYPSPAPLEKKLVGAHLRLVGIEPRSKRKALSKRTGEAEGRAKTLPEVETLAFPSGSLQYGKREEAFLRIGREKGAPWDVDLMASQFRSGCPDFERPRTEKEWLRIWESFVISYAKRRAAHQ, from the coding sequence ATGACGCAGGATGACAAGAAACCGGTTGGCCACCAATACGCTCTGGCAATGCTGGCTGGCGGCGAGAAACAGGTCCGTACACTTGCCGAGCATGCTGGCTCGCAACTGACGCTCGACGCATTCCTGAGAGTTCAGGACGAAAACCCGGTGCCGGCGTTTCTGCATTCGGCGTTATGCGCCATGTCGCTCCCAACAAAGCGCCCCAAGGACGAGTTCGAACCGATCATTCGCGAGGACGGTCGCTATGCGCTGGCAATCAATCCCCGGCCGGTGCTGCAGGAGATCGATGGCAAGCGAGTGATGAAGAGTCTGGGTGTTCCTTTCGGATCCTATCCCCGCGTGGCGCTAATCTACATGCTCTCGCAAGCGGTTCAGCAACGGTCGCGCGATGTTTATCTCGGCCGCAATTTCACTGATTGGATGCGGCGTCTCGGATATCAGACGATTTCATACGGGCCACGCGGTACTGCCAATCTGATGAAGCAGCAGGTCGATCGGTTGCTTGCCTGTGAATGGCAGATCAGATGGGACGGCGCCGATACGGACCAGAACGCCTTTGCCGTCAGGGATGTAAAGATTTCCAGCGAATATGCCGGCTCGCTGGACAAGGACGGTGCCTTCGCTCGCGAAATCAGAATGTCGGAGGTCTTCTATCAGCATCTCGTTGAACATGCGGTTCCACTCAATGAAGTGGCGATCCGAGAACTGAAGGGAGCGCCGACCGCGCTCGATCTCTACACCTATCTTGCCTACCGGCTCCCCCGTGTTACCGCCGAGCGCGGCCAGGCACTCTCGTGGGACCAGTTGGCCAAGCATTTGGGCAACGCCGCGGACAGCAAACGATTTCGCCAGACCGTCCGTGAAACAATGCAACTTGTTACATCAGTCTATCCGAACGCCAATGTCGATGTTTCGGGGAGGAAGGTCGTCCTTTATCCTTCACCAGCGCCGCTCGAGAAGAAGCTCGTTGGAGCCCATCTACGGCTCGTTGGAATCGAACCGCGCAGCAAGCGGAAAGCCCTGTCCAAAAGGACAGGCGAAGCAGAGGGCAGGGCGAAGACGTTGCCGGAAGTCGAAACCTTGGCGTTTCCGTCAGGGTCGCTTCAGTATGGAAAGCGCGAAGAAGCTTTTTTGCGGATTGGCCGCGAAAAGGGTGCTCCCTGGGATGTCGATCTGATGGCGAGCCAATTCCGCAGTGGCTGCCCGGACTTCGAACGCCCTCGAACCGAGAAAGAATGGCTTCGCATCTGGGAAAGTTTCGTCATCTCCTATGCCAAGCGGAGAGCCGCGCACCAATAG
- a CDS encoding AAA family ATPase, producing the protein MATKISADGLPGSSATDDLRSLHRKSLAILKRLQTHALDPETGEKAGPTFPISKAAELVDRTASAIREAERDGRLPERSRTPSGHRLPYNLTELDKMRKVFGTRPWRDPEDTPAIISVSNFKGGVGKSTIAVHLAQHFAIKGYRTLLVDCDSQASSTMMFGYRPDIDLGENDTLYGHFHDPELLGVRSIIRDTHFHGLSLIPSNLKLYNLEYEIAAHLAQTRSFDVIDLISNAIGEVVHDYDVVIMDPPPALGMVSMAVLQAANAMVIPMPPSVIDFSSTVSFVDMARTTMEQLEQLGGRARPAYNFIRVVASRVDENKSMHRELLAMMRDVFGGSLLTSIMPTSAEIDNASSRLKTVFELDRPVTSREVHMRCVKYLNAVCEEIEQEVIGSWASRAGEVMA; encoded by the coding sequence ATGGCCACCAAGATTTCAGCCGATGGGCTTCCAGGCAGCTCAGCAACCGATGATCTCCGTTCCCTTCATCGCAAGTCACTGGCAATTCTCAAGCGGCTCCAGACACACGCGCTCGATCCCGAAACCGGAGAGAAGGCGGGCCCAACCTTCCCCATCTCGAAGGCCGCAGAACTCGTCGATCGAACGGCATCGGCAATCCGAGAGGCCGAACGCGATGGCCGTTTGCCCGAGCGCAGTCGCACCCCTTCGGGTCACCGCTTGCCGTACAATCTCACCGAGCTTGATAAGATGCGCAAGGTTTTCGGAACAAGGCCTTGGCGCGATCCGGAAGACACGCCGGCGATTATCTCGGTGTCGAACTTCAAGGGCGGCGTCGGCAAGTCGACGATCGCGGTGCACCTTGCGCAGCACTTTGCGATTAAGGGGTACAGGACCTTGCTCGTCGACTGCGACAGCCAGGCCAGCTCGACCATGATGTTCGGATATCGTCCCGATATCGATCTCGGTGAGAACGATACGCTTTACGGGCATTTTCACGACCCCGAGTTGCTCGGGGTCCGCTCGATCATCCGGGACACGCACTTTCACGGCCTCAGCCTTATCCCTTCAAATCTCAAGCTCTATAATCTGGAGTATGAGATAGCTGCGCACCTGGCTCAGACGCGAAGCTTCGATGTGATTGATCTGATTTCGAATGCGATCGGCGAGGTCGTTCACGACTATGATGTCGTTATCATGGATCCGCCGCCGGCTCTCGGAATGGTGTCGATGGCGGTTCTCCAGGCAGCGAATGCCATGGTGATCCCGATGCCGCCAAGCGTGATCGACTTCTCTTCGACTGTATCCTTCGTCGATATGGCGAGAACCACTATGGAACAGCTCGAGCAGTTGGGGGGCAGGGCGCGACCGGCCTACAATTTCATCCGCGTGGTCGCGAGCCGCGTCGACGAGAACAAGTCGATGCATCGCGAGCTTCTGGCCATGATGCGCGATGTGTTCGGCGGGTCTTTGCTTACATCGATAATGCCGACGAGCGCCGAAATCGACAATGCGAGTTCACGCCTCAAGACCGTTTTCGAGCTCGATCGGCCGGTAACGTCACGCGAGGTGCACATGCGGTGCGTGAAGTACCTCAATGCGGTTTGTGAGGAGATCGAGCAGGAAGTTATCGGCAGCTGGGCGAGCCGGGCAGGGGAGGTGATGGCATGA
- a CDS encoding ParB/RepB/Spo0J family partition protein: MAKGNKGFGSLLTESIDDDIEEGEAAPARSIMASRSEALNRLASGKVVTDRTEFVDPARCRPWRLHNRDLDHLSEESCRDLIDAFLSAKKQRIPAIVRRLRDDPEHDYEIIAGVRRWWTVQWLREHNHPEFDYLVTVQQLTDEEAFRVSDVENRSRKDITDWERAHEYEAALSEFYEGSLTQMAEHLNISKSWLSRMLNVARLPEELIVAFADRHDITVRIARDLKPLANEMRSLSAMRKETEAILAERSSGSEPLSGPETAKRLIRATTAPGKPRTKVQTETVPTKSGVPMLSVTRPTNGAGLTIKILPNSGANKTTIMAAIEKLL, encoded by the coding sequence TTGGCCAAGGGTAATAAGGGCTTCGGTTCGCTGCTTACCGAATCGATCGATGATGACATCGAGGAGGGGGAGGCGGCGCCGGCAAGGAGCATAATGGCCAGTCGCAGCGAGGCGCTCAATCGCCTGGCATCGGGTAAGGTTGTAACGGATCGCACGGAGTTCGTGGATCCAGCCCGCTGCCGGCCATGGCGTCTCCACAATCGCGATCTCGATCATCTATCGGAGGAGAGTTGCCGCGATCTCATCGACGCCTTCCTTTCGGCGAAAAAGCAGCGCATCCCGGCAATCGTCAGGCGACTGCGCGACGACCCAGAGCATGATTACGAGATCATTGCCGGCGTCAGGCGCTGGTGGACGGTGCAGTGGCTGCGCGAGCACAACCATCCAGAGTTCGATTATCTGGTGACCGTCCAGCAACTTACCGACGAGGAGGCGTTCCGGGTATCGGATGTCGAGAATCGGTCGCGCAAGGACATCACCGACTGGGAGCGCGCTCATGAGTACGAAGCGGCGCTGTCCGAATTCTACGAGGGCTCGCTTACCCAGATGGCCGAGCACCTCAACATATCGAAGTCCTGGCTCAGCCGGATGCTCAACGTCGCGCGGCTACCCGAGGAACTCATCGTAGCTTTTGCCGATCGTCACGACATCACCGTGCGCATCGCGCGAGACCTTAAGCCGCTTGCCAACGAAATGCGCTCGCTTTCGGCGATGCGCAAGGAGACGGAGGCGATCCTTGCTGAACGCAGCTCGGGGAGCGAACCGCTTTCCGGGCCTGAGACGGCTAAACGCCTGATCAGGGCGACCACCGCGCCTGGCAAGCCGAGGACGAAGGTCCAGACCGAAACCGTGCCGACCAAATCCGGTGTTCCGATGCTCTCGGTGACCAGGCCGACCAATGGGGCAGGGCTCACCATCAAGATCCTCCCGAATTCAGGAGCTAATAAGACGACGATCATGGCGGCGATCGAAAAGCTTCTCTAA
- a CDS encoding tyrosine-type recombinase/integrase: MASEIAPNGVPAYLSNELADRKGEPVVATVAALGGAGSAIDPAVIDAAVRAWAANTKRAFLSDLALWNEWCRVNGVRAPGADARLVADWVRALGGLETERRLRTPIKRRAPATIARYLVHVGMAYRMAGLTDPTAAPLVKLELKAMRRARGTRQRQAKGIRYKGDIADLDGPPTGVCLAHLLKACRRDWLGVRDAALLRVAYDTACRRSELVAIEIDHIEAGEGGAGVLFIPSSKTDTEGEGAYAYLSPRTMEAIRVWKKAVDIRSGPLLRRVEVHFDGSVSRVGNRPMHPNSITLIYRRMVRAAHAKGLLGEMSEQRLERWVSDISSHSIRVGVAQDNFAAGEGLPAIMQAYRWRDPATVMRYGAKLAAQSGASARLAKRFSSHESGDR, translated from the coding sequence ATGGCTTCCGAAATCGCTCCAAACGGCGTCCCCGCGTATTTGTCGAACGAACTTGCGGACCGAAAGGGCGAACCCGTGGTCGCGACCGTCGCCGCGCTCGGCGGTGCTGGATCGGCGATCGATCCGGCCGTGATCGACGCGGCGGTTCGCGCTTGGGCGGCCAATACCAAACGCGCGTTCCTGTCGGATCTTGCGTTATGGAACGAATGGTGTCGGGTAAATGGAGTTCGGGCGCCGGGAGCGGACGCGCGACTGGTTGCGGATTGGGTAAGGGCGCTTGGCGGCCTGGAAACCGAGCGACGGCTGCGCACCCCGATCAAGAGACGCGCGCCCGCGACAATCGCGCGCTATCTCGTCCATGTCGGAATGGCCTATAGGATGGCGGGGCTGACCGATCCGACCGCGGCACCGCTGGTGAAGCTCGAATTGAAGGCCATGCGCCGTGCGCGTGGCACCCGCCAGCGCCAGGCAAAGGGGATCCGCTACAAGGGAGATATCGCCGATCTCGACGGACCGCCTACGGGCGTGTGCCTGGCGCATCTTCTGAAAGCCTGCCGCCGCGACTGGCTGGGCGTGCGCGATGCGGCGCTCCTGCGGGTCGCCTATGACACCGCCTGCCGGCGTTCCGAACTGGTGGCGATCGAGATCGATCATATCGAGGCGGGCGAGGGCGGGGCAGGGGTGCTGTTCATCCCCTCGAGCAAGACCGATACCGAAGGGGAGGGCGCCTATGCCTATCTGTCGCCGAGAACGATGGAGGCTATCCGCGTCTGGAAGAAGGCGGTCGATATCCGTTCGGGACCGCTGCTGCGGCGGGTCGAGGTGCATTTCGACGGATCGGTCAGCCGGGTCGGCAATCGTCCGATGCATCCTAACAGTATCACGCTGATATACCGTAGGATGGTGCGCGCGGCGCATGCGAAAGGACTGCTGGGCGAAATGAGCGAACAACGGCTAGAGCGGTGGGTGAGCGACATCTCGAGCCATTCAATCAGGGTCGGGGTGGCTCAAGACAATTTTGCGGCGGGGGAGGGGCTGCCCGCGATCATGCAAGCCTATCGCTGGCGCGATCCAGCAACGGTAATGCGCTATGGGGCTAAGCTCGCCGCGCAAAGCGGAGCCAGCGCGCGCCTCGCAAAGCGGTTCTCATCACATGAGTCGGGCGACCGTTAA
- a CDS encoding type II CAAX prenyl endopeptidase Rce1 family protein, whose product MAHACGFSDDSFAFDPITMALTAIPAFIAVWLRLRTGSLLLPVLLHNFGNSLSFIV is encoded by the coding sequence TTGGCACATGCCTGTGGCTTCTCGGACGACAGCTTTGCCTTCGATCCCATCACGATGGCGCTGACGGCAATCCCAGCCTTTATCGCGGTCTGGCTGCGTTTGCGCACCGGAAGCCTGCTCCTGCCGGTTCTGCTTCACAATTTCGGCAATTCGCTCTCGTTCATCGTGTGA
- a CDS encoding NAD(P)/FAD-dependent oxidoreductase, whose amino-acid sequence MQGQTLSLNLSHPESTNRPRVVIVGAGFGGMAAARALRGNAAEVTLIDQTNHHLFQPLLYQVATAALSPSDIATATRVLMRGGSNLSVLMAEVTGVDIRARSVLLRDGHRLPYDYLVLATGSASSFFGQDNWREHTLVLKTIEDALAIRARLLEAFERAEQSTDDAEIRRLLTFAIVGGGPTGVELAGTISELARATLARDFSRIDPRDTRVVLCEAGGRLLSGFDPALSTYATEALTSMGVEVRIGTAVEAIDPTGVVLGSERIDTGAVLWCAGTEARPAAEWLGIDGVRNGAVTVRSDCSVPGHPNIFAIGDVASFEAGGDERLPALAPVAKQQGTYVGKLLAARIAGRREPGAFRYRDYGTMAVIGRSRAAAQFGRLRLTGFLAWLVWSLIHLMLLVDFRSRLVVYVNWAWAWFTYGRGARLLTGSTTSDARQPPLSDPESGRPDDK is encoded by the coding sequence TTGCAAGGCCAAACGCTTTCGCTGAACCTGTCTCATCCCGAATCGACGAACCGCCCCCGGGTCGTCATCGTCGGCGCCGGTTTCGGCGGCATGGCTGCGGCGCGCGCTCTTCGCGGCAATGCCGCGGAAGTGACGCTGATCGACCAAACCAATCATCACCTGTTTCAACCGCTGCTATACCAGGTCGCGACTGCGGCGCTTTCCCCGTCCGATATCGCTACGGCCACCCGTGTGCTGATGCGCGGCGGGTCAAACCTAAGTGTGTTGATGGCGGAGGTTACAGGCGTCGATATCAGGGCGCGCTCGGTGCTGCTGCGCGATGGGCATCGGTTGCCATACGATTATCTCGTACTCGCCACGGGATCGGCCTCGAGCTTTTTTGGACAGGACAACTGGCGCGAACACACGCTGGTTCTCAAGACGATTGAGGATGCGCTTGCCATCCGCGCGCGGTTGCTGGAAGCGTTCGAGCGGGCCGAGCAGTCGACCGACGACGCAGAGATACGACGCCTCCTGACCTTTGCTATTGTTGGGGGCGGCCCAACTGGCGTGGAACTGGCTGGGACCATCTCCGAACTCGCACGCGCGACTTTGGCGCGCGATTTCTCTCGCATCGATCCGCGCGACACGCGTGTGGTCCTATGCGAGGCGGGCGGCCGTTTGCTGTCGGGTTTCGATCCCGCGCTTTCGACCTATGCGACCGAAGCTCTAACCTCGATGGGGGTGGAGGTGCGGATTGGCACGGCCGTCGAGGCAATCGATCCCACCGGCGTGGTGCTCGGTAGCGAGCGGATAGATACCGGAGCCGTGCTGTGGTGTGCCGGCACTGAGGCCCGTCCGGCTGCTGAATGGCTTGGAATCGATGGGGTCCGCAACGGGGCTGTAACGGTCCGGTCCGATTGTTCGGTGCCGGGTCATCCAAACATCTTTGCGATCGGGGACGTCGCAAGTTTCGAAGCAGGCGGCGACGAGCGCTTGCCGGCTCTTGCACCAGTTGCCAAGCAGCAGGGCACATATGTCGGGAAGCTGCTCGCGGCCCGTATCGCCGGTCGGCGCGAGCCCGGCGCCTTCCGCTACCGCGACTATGGTACCATGGCGGTGATCGGGCGCTCGCGTGCGGCGGCGCAATTCGGCAGGCTCCGGCTCACGGGATTTCTCGCCTGGCTGGTCTGGTCACTTATACATTTGATGCTGCTTGTGGACTTTCGCAGCCGCCTGGTCGTCTATGTCAACTGGGCTTGGGCATGGTTTACTTACGGACGCGGGGCGCGGTTGTTGACGGGATCAACCACAAGCGATGCCCGGCAGCCGCCGCTCAGCGACCCAGAAAGCGGGCGGCCCGATGACAAGTAG
- a CDS encoding efflux RND transporter periplasmic adaptor subunit: MSKSDSRRTIFRPKFFMLRIFVSLIFACLVAGCDDAPIPEEADRRPVKLYTVAAGGQARTYEFPAIIEASTSSDLTFDVPGKIVRLTVDQGDFVRAGTVIAQLDQTIARNQLVQAREQYEAAQDAFRRADALVGEGAIPRAVHVQRETQRDTARAELDNAREQLEKTVLRAPFSGRVARRLTEPFEYVSPQQPVVTLQTAGSAKVVVQVPSSIVANAEQRAPINAAIALDSLPDRRFAARFGSFATDATRQSLTYEATFLFDPPSGALILPGMTGTLHVELDTDDAEMPAVPLEAIVGRDEKTFVWRVDRRTGAIALRRVTVGKGAGGMLPVTAGIGRGDLIVAAGVANLEEGMKVRPYERD; the protein is encoded by the coding sequence ATGTCAAAGTCTGATTCGCGCCGAACCATTTTCAGACCCAAATTCTTCATGCTGCGCATATTCGTTTCGCTAATTTTCGCATGCCTTGTTGCAGGTTGCGACGATGCTCCCATTCCGGAGGAGGCCGATCGGCGTCCGGTCAAACTCTACACCGTGGCGGCAGGCGGTCAGGCGAGGACTTACGAGTTTCCCGCGATCATCGAGGCAAGCACATCTTCGGATCTAACCTTCGATGTGCCGGGCAAGATCGTCCGGCTGACGGTGGACCAGGGCGATTTCGTCAGGGCCGGCACGGTGATCGCGCAGCTCGACCAGACCATCGCGCGCAACCAGCTCGTCCAGGCACGCGAACAGTACGAGGCGGCACAGGATGCATTCCGCCGCGCCGACGCGCTGGTCGGCGAAGGCGCGATTCCGCGGGCAGTGCACGTTCAGCGCGAAACGCAGCGCGACACTGCGCGAGCCGAACTTGACAATGCGCGCGAGCAGTTGGAGAAGACCGTCTTGCGGGCGCCCTTTTCGGGCCGCGTGGCCAGGCGACTGACCGAGCCGTTCGAATATGTTTCGCCGCAGCAGCCGGTCGTGACCTTACAGACCGCCGGTTCCGCCAAGGTGGTGGTCCAGGTTCCCTCGTCCATCGTTGCCAATGCCGAGCAGCGGGCCCCGATCAACGCGGCGATCGCGCTCGACAGTCTTCCCGACAGGCGGTTCGCGGCCCGGTTCGGCTCGTTCGCCACCGACGCCACGCGTCAGTCGCTCACCTACGAGGCGACGTTCCTGTTCGATCCGCCTTCCGGCGCGCTGATCCTGCCGGGCATGACGGGAACACTGCATGTCGAGCTCGATACCGATGATGCCGAGATGCCGGCTGTGCCACTGGAAGCGATCGTTGGGCGTGACGAAAAGACATTCGTCTGGCGCGTGGACCGCAGGACGGGAGCCATCGCGCTGCGCCGCGTCACCGTAGGCAAGGGAGCAGGCGGAATGCTGCCTGTAACTGCCGGCATCGGCCGCGGAGACCTGATAGTGGCTGCTGGCGTGGCCAATCTCGAAGAGGGGATGAAAGTCCGCCCCTACGAGCGGGACTGA
- a CDS encoding efflux RND transporter permease subunit: MSFNPAVFSIRNRLLILLVIIGTIVAGMAAYGSLPRFEDPEFTIRRAVVVTPYPGGSPMEVATEVTQRLEREIGQMQEVKEIVSTSEAGQSRIEVEIKYEFGRNKEQLQIVWTKLRNRVADAARLLPPGAGPSIVNDDFGDVFGIFYMLTADGYSPAELYDYAEKLRTDLSGVEGVGKVVLSGEQREAFYVEIMRERVAALGLSVQSVYQDLAQQNSVVAAGSVRVGDQRLEIVPTGEIDSVEELRDLPVMTGQEGAVVRLGDLARVTRGYVDPPMQILRYNGRPAVGMGISNATGTNVVEVGEAIEAKLRASESDRPIGIEIHEFYHQGKVVSDAIGDFVINVATALVIVVVTLLIFMGWRSAVVIGAVLMLTVAATLAGMNAGGIPMHRISLGALIIALGMMVDNAIVVVEGMLVGLKQGKNRLEAARAIVGQMLWPLLGGTLVGIIAFAPIGLAPGQVAEYTNHLFWVMMISLLFSWFFAVTVAPFLANWLFEKEEDAAASGTDRETGFDAGHDGLEDEAAPQREAGRIGTAYREWLARALRHRWRTMGLTGGLFAVSLVGFAFVEQGFFPASTTPHLMVDYWLPAGTDIERTNADLEEIEEDLATMDGVTDVQTVVGMGTLRYKLVYQPEAPTSSFGQMILRVEDASTLERLQADVHAYLQENAPEARAKVWLFELGPGGGSKIEAQFSGPDPAVLQSLAQQAKDVFAEDEAAILVKDDWREQVPVIHPLYSETRARRLGVSREDVAEALQGTFAGRPIGVFREGDDLIPIIARSPESETRDAQNMEAIQVFSASGASLPLQEVIDGFETRWRHSQIQRIDQRWAINAQADPAPGETANRLLDRVRGDVEAIELPSSYHFEWDGQEGTSTEAIDSLIGVVPLGVIGMVLVVIVLFNAVRQPVIIFMIVPLAIIGVTIGLLFTGIAMEFIAILGVLSLSGLLIKNAIVLVDQMDIEIGEGKPRFDAIIEAAYDRARPVILSSLTTVLGVIPLLFDAFFKAMAVVLAFGLAFGTVLTLFVVPVLYAIFFKIGPDETAAEPQGAS; this comes from the coding sequence ATGTCGTTTAATCCCGCCGTCTTCTCGATCAGGAATCGCCTGCTCATCCTGCTCGTCATCATCGGGACGATCGTTGCCGGGATGGCGGCCTATGGGTCGCTGCCGCGCTTCGAGGATCCCGAGTTCACCATCCGCCGCGCTGTCGTGGTAACACCCTATCCTGGCGGATCGCCGATGGAGGTCGCCACCGAGGTCACCCAGCGTCTCGAGCGGGAGATCGGGCAGATGCAGGAGGTGAAGGAGATTGTTTCGACCTCCGAGGCGGGCCAGTCGCGCATCGAGGTGGAGATCAAGTACGAGTTCGGGCGCAACAAGGAACAGCTCCAGATCGTCTGGACCAAGCTGCGCAACCGCGTGGCCGATGCCGCCCGGCTGCTTCCGCCCGGGGCAGGTCCCTCGATCGTCAACGACGATTTCGGCGACGTCTTCGGCATCTTCTACATGCTAACCGCCGATGGTTATTCGCCGGCCGAGCTGTACGACTATGCCGAAAAGCTGCGCACCGACCTGAGCGGTGTGGAGGGTGTGGGCAAGGTGGTGCTGTCGGGCGAGCAACGCGAGGCCTTCTATGTCGAGATCATGCGCGAGCGGGTCGCGGCGCTGGGGCTGTCGGTGCAGAGCGTCTATCAGGATCTAGCACAGCAGAATTCCGTCGTCGCAGCGGGCAGCGTGCGCGTCGGCGACCAGCGTCTGGAGATCGTTCCCACCGGCGAGATCGATTCGGTCGAGGAATTGCGCGATCTGCCGGTGATGACCGGCCAGGAAGGCGCGGTCGTGAGACTGGGCGATCTGGCCCGCGTGACGCGCGGCTATGTCGATCCGCCGATGCAGATCCTGCGCTACAATGGCAGGCCGGCGGTGGGCATGGGCATCTCGAATGCGACCGGCACAAATGTGGTCGAGGTCGGCGAGGCGATCGAAGCCAAGCTGCGCGCGAGCGAGAGCGACCGCCCGATCGGCATCGAGATCCACGAATTCTACCACCAGGGCAAGGTGGTGTCGGACGCGATCGGCGATTTCGTGATCAATGTCGCGACGGCGCTCGTCATCGTGGTGGTCACGCTGCTGATCTTCATGGGCTGGCGCTCGGCCGTGGTCATCGGCGCCGTGCTCATGCTCACCGTCGCGGCGACGCTGGCTGGGATGAATGCCGGCGGGATACCGATGCACCGCATCTCGCTGGGCGCGCTGATCATCGCGCTGGGAATGATGGTGGACAACGCCATCGTCGTGGTCGAGGGGATGCTCGTCGGCCTCAAGCAGGGCAAAAACAGGCTGGAGGCGGCGCGCGCGATCGTGGGCCAGATGCTGTGGCCGCTACTAGGAGGCACGCTGGTCGGCATCATCGCCTTCGCCCCGATCGGCCTCGCCCCCGGGCAGGTCGCCGAATACACCAATCACCTGTTCTGGGTGATGATGATCTCGCTCTTGTTCTCGTGGTTCTTCGCGGTCACCGTAGCGCCTTTTCTCGCCAACTGGCTGTTCGAGAAGGAGGAGGATGCTGCCGCTTCCGGCACTGATCGGGAGACAGGATTCGATGCAGGCCACGACGGTCTCGAGGACGAGGCCGCCCCGCAGCGCGAAGCCGGCCGGATCGGCACCGCCTATCGCGAATGGCTCGCGCGCGCGCTGCGCCATCGCTGGCGTACCATGGGCCTGACCGGGGGGTTGTTCGCCGTCTCCCTTGTGGGCTTCGCGTTCGTGGAACAGGGTTTCTTTCCCGCCTCCACCACGCCGCATTTGATGGTCGATTACTGGCTGCCTGCGGGCACCGATATCGAGCGGACCAATGCCGACCTGGAGGAGATTGAGGAGGATCTGGCGACGATGGACGGCGTTACTGACGTTCAGACCGTGGTCGGCATGGGTACCTTGCGTTACAAGCTGGTCTATCAGCCCGAGGCGCCGACATCCTCCTTCGGCCAGATGATCCTGCGGGTTGAGGACGCCTCGACGCTCGAGCGGCTGCAGGCAGATGTGCATGCCTATTTGCAAGAGAACGCCCCCGAAGCGCGCGCCAAGGTCTGGCTGTTCGAACTGGGGCCGGGTGGCGGCTCGAAGATCGAGGCGCAGTTTTCGGGGCCCGATCCGGCGGTTCTGCAGAGCCTGGCGCAGCAGGCCAAGGATGTCTTCGCCGAGGACGAAGCGGCCATCCTCGTGAAGGATGACTGGCGCGAGCAGGTGCCGGTCATCCACCCGCTCTATTCCGAAACGCGCGCGCGTCGCCTTGGCGTCAGCCGCGAGGACGTGGCCGAGGCCTTGCAGGGCACGTTCGCGGGCCGTCCGATAGGCGTCTTCCGCGAGGGCGACGACCTGATCCCGATCATCGCCCGCTCGCCCGAAAGCGAAACGCGCGACGCGCAGAACATGGAAGCAATCCAGGTGTTCAGCGCCAGCGGCGCCTCGCTTCCGCTGCAGGAAGTGATCGACGGTTTCGAGACCCGCTGGCGTCATTCGCAGATTCAGCGGATCGATCAGCGCTGGGCAATCAACGCCCAGGCCGATCCCGCGCCGGGCGAAACCGCCAACCGTCTGCTCGATCGCGTGCGCGGAGACGTCGAGGCGATCGAACTGCCTTCCAGCTACCATTTCGAATGGGACGGCCAGGAAGGAACGAGCACCGAGGCGATCGATTCGCTGATTGGCGTGGTCCCGCTCGGTGTCATCGGCATGGTGCTGGTGGTAATCGTGCTGTTCAACGCAGTGCGCCAGCCGGTGATCATTTTCATGATCGTGCCGCTGGCGATCATCGGCGTAACCATCGGCCTGCTCTTCACCGGCATAGCGATGGAGTTCATCGCCATTCTCGGTGTGCTCTCGCTCTCGGGCCTGCTGATCAAGAACGCGATCGTGCTGGTCGATCAGATGGATATCGAGATCGGCGAGGGCAAACCGCGTTTCGATGCCATCATTGAGGCAGCCTATGATCGCGCCCGCCCGGTCATCCTGAGTTCGCTGACGACGGTACTCGGCGTCATCCCACTGCTGTTCGACGCCTTCTTCAAGGCGATGGCCGTGGTCCTGGCCTTCGGGCTGGCCTTCGGGACGGTACTGACCCTGTTCGTGGTGCCGGTCCTCTATGCAATCTTCTTCAAGATCGGCCCTGACGAGACCGCAGCCGAGCCACAGGGGGCAAGTTGA